A stretch of Neisseria subflava DNA encodes these proteins:
- the cas2 gene encoding CRISPR-associated endonuclease Cas2, with protein MLMLITYDISLEDAEGQARLRRVAKLCLDYGVRVQYSVFECDIAPDQWVVLKDKLLKTYNPETDSLRFYHLGSKWRRKVEHHGAKPAVDVFKDTLIV; from the coding sequence ATGCTGATGCTGATTACTTACGATATTTCGCTGGAAGACGCGGAAGGACAGGCAAGGCTGCGGCGCGTGGCGAAATTGTGTCTGGACTACGGCGTGCGTGTGCAGTATTCAGTGTTCGAATGCGACATCGCACCTGATCAGTGGGTTGTTTTAAAAGACAAACTTTTGAAAACCTACAACCCTGAAACCGACAGCCTGCGCTTTTACCATCTAGGCAGCAAATGGCGACGCAAAGTGGAACACCACGGCGCGAAACCGGCGGTGGATGTGTTTAAGGATACGTTGATTGTGTGA
- the cas1c gene encoding type I-C CRISPR-associated endonuclease Cas1c produces the protein MRKLQNTLYITTQGSYLHKERETLVVEQERKKVAQLPVHSIGHIFCFGNVLVSPFLLGFCSENNVNLAFFTENGRFLGRLQGRQSGNVLLRRAQYRVSEQNPVPIARNIIAAKIQASKRVLQRQIRNYGENAAIQRAVDSLNISLRQLKGAAELDVVRGIEGDAAARYFGVFGRLLSEKSSFSFDGRNRRPPRDGVNALLSFVYSILGKDISGALQGVGLDPQVGFLHADRPGRDSLAQDILEEFRAWWADRLVLSLINRGQIKPQDFVTEASGAVSLKADARKLLFQALQVKKQEKIVHPFLGEEVEIGLLPYIQAMLLARHLRGDLVEYPPFLMR, from the coding sequence ATGCGCAAACTGCAAAACACGCTCTATATCACCACCCAAGGCAGCTATCTGCATAAGGAGCGGGAGACGCTGGTGGTGGAGCAGGAGCGTAAGAAGGTGGCGCAGTTGCCGGTGCATTCCATCGGGCATATTTTCTGTTTTGGCAATGTGCTGGTGTCGCCTTTTCTGCTTGGGTTTTGCAGTGAAAATAATGTGAATTTGGCGTTTTTTACCGAAAACGGGCGTTTTTTGGGGCGGCTTCAGGGACGGCAGAGCGGCAATGTGCTGCTGCGTCGGGCGCAGTATCGGGTGTCGGAGCAAAATCCTGTGCCGATTGCGCGCAATATCATTGCGGCGAAGATTCAGGCGAGTAAACGGGTGCTTCAGCGGCAAATTCGCAATTACGGCGAGAATGCGGCGATTCAAAGGGCGGTCGATTCTTTGAACATTTCGCTGCGGCAGTTGAAGGGCGCGGCGGAGCTGGACGTGGTACGCGGTATTGAAGGCGATGCAGCGGCGCGTTATTTCGGCGTGTTTGGGCGGCTTTTGAGCGAAAAAAGCAGCTTTTCTTTTGACGGACGCAACCGCCGTCCGCCCAGAGACGGGGTGAACGCGCTATTGTCGTTTGTTTACAGCATCTTGGGCAAGGACATCAGCGGCGCGCTGCAAGGCGTGGGGCTGGATCCGCAGGTAGGCTTTCTGCACGCCGACCGACCGGGTCGCGACAGTTTGGCGCAGGATATTTTGGAAGAATTCCGCGCATGGTGGGCGGACAGGCTGGTGTTGTCGCTGATTAACCGCGGGCAAATCAAACCGCAGGATTTTGTTACCGAAGCAAGCGGCGCGGTAAGCTTAAAAGCCGATGCGCGTAAGCTGTTGTTCCAAGCTTTGCAGGTGAAAAAGCAGGAGAAAATCGTACATCCGTTTTTGGGTGAAGAAGTAGAAATCGGGCTGCTGCCGTATATTCAGGCAATGCTGTTGGCGCGCCATTTGCGCGGAGATTTGGTAGAATATCCGCCGTTTTTGATGAGATAG